A region from the Achromobacter seleniivolatilans genome encodes:
- a CDS encoding DUF4148 domain-containing protein: MKTFATAVILSLATLGAATAHASTNTEPNNVPFKGVYGTKSEGPTRAQVQAELAAAKAAGQVSNVEPNATPYTGTSRPM; encoded by the coding sequence ATGAAGACCTTTGCCACCGCCGTCATTTTGTCCTTGGCCACGCTGGGCGCTGCCACTGCACACGCCTCGACGAATACCGAACCGAACAATGTGCCCTTCAAGGGCGTGTATGGCACCAAGTCAGAGGGTCCCACGCGTGCCCAGGTGCAGGCCGAATTGGCCGCCGCGAAGGCTGCCGGCCAGGTGTCTAACGTAGAGCCTAACGCCACCCCCTACACGGGTACGTCTCGCCCGATGTGA
- a CDS encoding DUF4148 domain-containing protein, giving the protein MKKTLATALMLSLAALSAGAYASQNIEPNNVPFQGVYGTQYEGPTRAQVQAELAAAKAAGLVTNVEPNNVPFQGVYGAPQSGKTRADVQAELATAKAAGLVSNVEPNDMPFSGVYHGN; this is encoded by the coding sequence ATGAAAAAGACCCTCGCTACCGCTTTGATGTTGTCCTTGGCCGCGCTCAGCGCCGGCGCCTACGCATCGCAAAACATCGAACCCAACAACGTACCGTTCCAAGGCGTCTACGGCACCCAGTATGAAGGCCCGACCCGCGCCCAGGTTCAAGCCGAACTGGCCGCCGCCAAGGCCGCAGGCCTGGTCACCAACGTCGAACCGAACAACGTGCCGTTCCAAGGCGTTTATGGCGCCCCCCAATCTGGCAAGACCCGCGCTGACGTACAAGCCGAGCTAGCCACCGCCAAGGCTGCCGGACTGGTGTCCAACGTCGAACCCAACGACATGCCGTTCTCCGGCGTCTACCACGGCAACTAA
- a CDS encoding NADP-dependent malic enzyme produces the protein MNTQSDRQAALDYHEFPTPGKISVVASKPLVNQRDLALAYSPGVAAACEEIVADPANVYRYTARGNLVGVITNGTAVLGLGNIGALASKPVMEGKAVLFKKFAGLDVFDIEINETDPDKLVEIIAGLEATFGGINLEDIKAPECFTVERKLRERMKIPVFHDDQHGTAITVSAAFINGLKVVGKDIKTVKVVTSGAGAAALACLDLMVDLGLPLENIWVTDIEGVVYEGRTVLMDPDKARFAQKTDARKLAEVIHDADVFLGLSAGGVLKPEMVAVMGPRPLILALANPTPEILPEVAHGVRDDVVMATGRSDYPNQVNNVLCFPYIFRGALDVGATTITREMEMAAVYAIAQLAEEEQNEVVAAAYGTYDISFGPEYLIPKPFDPRLIVRIAPAVAKAAMDGGVATRPLADLEAYEEQLQQFVYHSGAFMKPLFSAAKRIVRGGGKSRIVFTEGEDERVLRAVQVIVDEGLARPILVGRPAVLLSRIEKFGLRLRLGEDVEVTNPEYDERFHQYWTTYWELMSRRGITKEMARVEMRRRLTLIGAMMVHLGDADGMVCGTVGAYHDHLRFVDEVIGRRPGDNVYAAMNILLLNERTVVLVDTHVNDEPSAEQIAEFTVMAAQAMARMNLAPKVALLSRSNFGSGSSASGAKMRRALELVRERAPALEVDGEMHGDCALDEALRMRILPSSTLKGEANLLVCPNVDSGNIAYNLLKTAAGGNVAVGPFLLGANAPVHILTSSSTVRRIINMTAMTVLDANRIETGA, from the coding sequence ATGAACACGCAATCGGACCGCCAGGCAGCATTGGACTATCACGAGTTCCCCACCCCGGGGAAGATTTCAGTGGTGGCGTCCAAGCCGCTCGTCAATCAGCGCGACCTGGCCCTGGCGTATTCGCCCGGCGTGGCCGCTGCTTGCGAAGAAATCGTGGCGGACCCGGCCAATGTGTATCGATACACCGCGCGCGGCAACCTGGTGGGCGTGATCACCAACGGCACCGCTGTGCTGGGCTTGGGCAATATTGGCGCGCTGGCTTCCAAGCCGGTGATGGAAGGCAAGGCGGTCTTGTTCAAGAAGTTCGCCGGCCTGGATGTGTTTGACATCGAAATCAACGAAACCGACCCGGACAAGCTGGTCGAGATCATTGCCGGCCTGGAAGCCACCTTTGGCGGCATCAACCTGGAAGACATCAAGGCCCCGGAATGCTTCACCGTCGAGCGCAAGCTCCGTGAACGCATGAAGATCCCGGTCTTCCATGACGATCAGCACGGCACTGCCATTACCGTCTCGGCCGCTTTCATCAACGGCCTGAAGGTCGTGGGCAAAGACATCAAGACGGTCAAAGTTGTGACCTCTGGCGCAGGCGCTGCCGCGCTGGCGTGCCTGGACCTGATGGTGGACCTGGGTCTGCCGCTGGAAAACATCTGGGTCACCGACATCGAAGGCGTGGTGTACGAAGGCCGTACCGTATTGATGGACCCGGACAAGGCGCGCTTTGCCCAAAAGACGGACGCCCGCAAGCTGGCCGAAGTGATCCATGACGCTGACGTGTTCCTGGGCCTGTCGGCCGGTGGCGTGCTGAAGCCGGAAATGGTTGCCGTGATGGGGCCGCGTCCGTTGATCCTGGCGCTGGCCAACCCTACGCCCGAAATCCTGCCAGAAGTGGCGCACGGCGTGCGCGACGATGTGGTCATGGCGACTGGCCGTTCGGATTACCCGAACCAGGTCAACAACGTGCTGTGCTTTCCCTACATCTTCCGTGGCGCGCTGGACGTGGGCGCAACCACCATCACCCGTGAAATGGAAATGGCGGCGGTGTATGCCATCGCCCAGTTGGCGGAAGAAGAACAAAATGAAGTCGTGGCTGCCGCTTACGGCACCTACGACATTTCGTTCGGCCCTGAATACCTGATTCCCAAGCCGTTTGATCCTCGTCTGATTGTGCGTATTGCCCCGGCTGTGGCTAAAGCTGCAATGGACGGCGGCGTGGCCACACGTCCGCTGGCGGATCTGGAAGCCTACGAAGAACAGTTGCAGCAGTTCGTGTACCACTCGGGCGCGTTCATGAAGCCGCTGTTCTCGGCGGCCAAGCGCATCGTGCGCGGCGGTGGCAAATCGCGCATCGTGTTCACCGAAGGCGAAGACGAACGCGTCTTGCGCGCGGTGCAGGTGATCGTCGATGAAGGTCTGGCTCGCCCCATCCTGGTGGGCCGTCCTGCGGTGCTGCTGTCGCGCATCGAGAAGTTCGGTTTGCGTCTGCGCCTGGGCGAAGACGTGGAAGTCACCAACCCGGAATACGACGAACGCTTCCATCAGTACTGGACGACGTACTGGGAATTGATGAGCCGCCGCGGCATTACCAAGGAAATGGCGCGCGTGGAAATGCGCCGCCGCCTGACCTTGATCGGCGCGATGATGGTGCACCTGGGCGATGCCGACGGCATGGTCTGCGGCACCGTGGGCGCCTATCACGATCACCTGCGTTTTGTGGATGAAGTGATCGGCCGCCGCCCTGGCGACAATGTCTACGCTGCCATGAACATCCTGCTGCTCAACGAGCGCACGGTCGTGCTGGTGGATACCCACGTGAACGATGAACCTTCGGCCGAACAGATCGCTGAATTCACGGTGATGGCGGCCCAGGCAATGGCGCGCATGAACCTGGCGCCCAAGGTCGCATTGTTGTCGCGTTCGAATTTTGGTTCCGGCAGCTCGGCGTCGGGCGCGAAGATGCGCCGCGCGCTGGAACTGGTGCGCGAACGCGCTCCTGCCCTGGAAGTCGATGGCGAAATGCACGGCGACTGCGCGCTGGATGAAGCGCTGCGCATGCGTATCCTGCCGTCGTCCACGCTCAAGGGCGAAGCCAATCTGCTGGTCTGCCCGAATGTGGATTCCGGCAACATCGCCTACAACCTGCTCAAGACAGCTGCAGGCGGTAACGTGGCTGTCGGCCCGTTCCTGCTGGGCGCCAATGCCCCGGTGCACATCCTGACATCGAGCTCGACCGTGCGCCGCATCATCAACATGACCGCCATGACGGTGCTGGACGCCAACCGGATCGAAACCGGGGCGTAA